The Tenacibaculum jejuense genome includes a window with the following:
- a CDS encoding GreA/GreB family elongation factor — translation MSIKEKLYQECVFYVEKRERTIQEIISSNKKALLSETKSSAGDKHETGRAMLQLEMEKASQQIAVVQQMKETLAKVDTANSHDLVRLGSVIITEKMNYFIAISLGKTTVDNKDYFIISSSSPIGRIFLGKKEGDKVVFNGNSITIQSIL, via the coding sequence ATGAGTATAAAAGAAAAACTATATCAAGAATGTGTTTTTTATGTTGAAAAACGAGAACGAACAATTCAAGAAATTATAAGTTCAAACAAAAAAGCATTACTTTCTGAAACCAAAAGTTCGGCTGGTGACAAGCATGAAACTGGACGAGCTATGCTGCAATTAGAAATGGAAAAAGCTAGCCAGCAAATTGCTGTCGTACAACAAATGAAAGAAACTTTAGCTAAAGTTGATACTGCTAATTCTCACGATTTAGTCCGTTTAGGTAGTGTTATTATCACCGAAAAGATGAATTATTTTATCGCAATAAGCTTAGGTAAAACAACCGTTGACAACAAAGATTATTTTATTATCTCTAGTTCTTCTCCAATTGGAAGAATATTCTTGGGTAAAAAGGAAGGCGATAAAGTTGTTTTCAATGGAAATTCGATAACAATACAATCTATTCTCTAA
- a CDS encoding ABC transporter ATP-binding protein, which translates to MLQVNNITFSYSEKKKILKNISLKLSEGEHLSVMGESGCGKSTLLKVIYGLLDLDEGNIFWKDQEVLGPAYHLVPGMDFFKYVPQNFDLMPYITVAENISKFLSRFYPEESERRTNELLDVIEMKAYANEKVKNLSGGQQQRVAIAKALAKEPELLLLDEPFSQIDNFKKNALRRNLFSYLKKNKIACIVATHDGNDALSFSDQLIVIQHNEIIASGTPSELYQKRNNKYVAALFDDVNEVVINNETKLFYPHQIKFVEDSEFKVKVLKNYFKGFYWLVEVTYDNQSLFIASEFELEVTSERFIIFRE; encoded by the coding sequence ATGCTACAAGTAAATAACATTACATTTTCATATTCAGAAAAAAAGAAAATTCTTAAGAATATTAGCTTGAAACTTTCAGAAGGTGAACACTTAAGTGTTATGGGTGAAAGTGGATGTGGAAAATCAACATTGTTAAAAGTTATTTACGGATTGTTAGATCTTGATGAAGGAAATATTTTTTGGAAAGATCAAGAAGTTTTAGGTCCGGCTTATCATTTAGTTCCTGGAATGGATTTTTTTAAATACGTTCCTCAAAACTTCGATTTAATGCCTTACATAACAGTTGCAGAAAACATCTCAAAATTCTTATCTAGATTTTATCCAGAAGAGTCTGAAAGAAGAACGAATGAATTGTTAGATGTTATAGAAATGAAAGCGTATGCAAATGAAAAAGTAAAAAACTTAAGTGGAGGTCAGCAGCAACGTGTGGCAATAGCAAAAGCTTTAGCAAAGGAACCAGAATTGTTATTGCTAGATGAACCTTTTAGTCAGATTGATAATTTTAAAAAAAATGCTCTAAGAAGAAATCTTTTTTCGTATTTAAAAAAGAATAAAATTGCTTGTATCGTAGCAACTCACGATGGTAATGATGCTTTGTCATTTTCAGATCAGTTAATTGTAATTCAACACAATGAAATTATAGCTTCCGGAACTCCATCTGAATTGTATCAAAAAAGAAACAACAAATATGTGGCAGCTCTATTTGATGATGTAAACGAAGTTGTAATTAATAATGAAACAAAACTGTTTTACCCACATCAAATAAAGTTTGTAGAAGATTCAGAATTTAAAGTAAAAGTACTTAAGAATTATTTTAAAGGATTTTACTGGTTGGTTGAAGTAACTTACGATAATCAAAGCCTTTTTATTGCTAGTGAATTTGAATTAGAAGTTACATCGGAAAGGTTTATCATTTTTAGAGAATAG